In Bradyrhizobium sp. 170, the DNA window CTCGCCGTGCGAACGCACTATCTACTTCTAAACGCGATGAGTTTTGCGTTCAGGCCCTGCTGGCATGCTCCTGGCATGCTCGTTGCAAAACTCTTGGCCGAGCCGTCTCGAAACAGGAAACCTTTGAAGGATATCAGCATGAGTCTCGTCACGACGAGGAGTGTCGCAGAAATCAAGGCCCGCAATAAAAAGATTATCGAGGAAGTGCTCAAGGTCTATCCCGAGAAGACCGCGAAAAGGCGCGCCAAGCACCTCAACGTGCTCGAGGACGGCAAGTCCGATTGTGGCGTCAAGTCCAACCTCAAATCCATCCCGGGCGTGATGACGATCCGCGGCTGCGCTTACGCAGGTTCGAAGGGCGTGGTCTGGGGGCCGATCAAGGACATGATCCACATCAGCCACGGTCCGGTTGGCTGTGGCCAGTACTCGTGGGGATCGCGGCGCAACTATTACGTCGGCACGACGGGCATCGATACTTTCGTGACGTTGCAGTTCACTTCCGATTTCCAGGAAAAGGATATCGTGTTCGGCGGCGACAAGAAGCTCGCCAAGATCATCGACGAGCTCCAGGAGCTGTTCCCGCTCAACAACGGCATCACCATCCAGTCGGAATGCCCGATCGGCCTGATCGGCGATGATATCGAGGCGGTGTCCAGGGTGAAGTCGAAGGAGTATGGCGGTAAGACCATCGTGCCGGTTCGCTGCGAGGGTTTTCGCGGTGTGTCGCAGTCGCTCGGGCATCACATCGCGAACGACGCTGTGCGGGATTGGGTGTTCGACAAGGTCGCGCCCGAGAGCAAGTCAAAGTTTGAGTCGACGCCCTACGACGTCGCGATCATCGGCGACTATAACATCGGCGGTGACGCCTGGTCTTCCCGCATCCTACTTGAAGAAATGGGCCTGCGCGTGATCGCGCAGTGGTCCGGCGACGGGTCGCTGGCCGAGCTCGAGGCAACGCCGAAGGCGAAGCTCAATGTGCTGCACTGCTATCGGTCGATGAACTACATCTCGCGCCACATGGAGGAGAAGTTCGGAATTCCGTGGTGCGAATATAACTTCTTCGGGCCCTCAAAGATCGCGGAGTCGCTGCGCAAGATCGCCGACTATTTCGATGACAAAATCAAAGAGGGCGCCGAGCGGGTGATTGCGAAATATCAGCCACTGGTGGACGCAGTGATCGCAAAATATCGCCCGCGCCTGGAAGGCAAGACCGTGATGCTGTTCGTGGGTGGTCTTCGTCCGCGTCATGTGATCGGCGCTTATGAGGACCTCGGAATGGAGGTCGTCGGCACCGGCTACGAATTCGGGCACAATGACGACTATCAGCGCACCGCCCAGCATTATGTGAAAGACGGAACGCTGATCTATGACGACGTCACCGGATACGAGTTCGAGCATTTCGTCGAGAAGATGCAGCCCGACCTTGTCGGCTCCGGCATCAAGGAAAAATATGTGTTCCAGAAGATGGGTGTGCCGTTCCGGCAGATGCACTCCTGGGACTATTCGGGTCCGTATCACGGCTA includes these proteins:
- the nifD gene encoding nitrogenase molybdenum-iron protein alpha chain, whose product is MSLVTTRSVAEIKARNKKIIEEVLKVYPEKTAKRRAKHLNVLEDGKSDCGVKSNLKSIPGVMTIRGCAYAGSKGVVWGPIKDMIHISHGPVGCGQYSWGSRRNYYVGTTGIDTFVTLQFTSDFQEKDIVFGGDKKLAKIIDELQELFPLNNGITIQSECPIGLIGDDIEAVSRVKSKEYGGKTIVPVRCEGFRGVSQSLGHHIANDAVRDWVFDKVAPESKSKFESTPYDVAIIGDYNIGGDAWSSRILLEEMGLRVIAQWSGDGSLAELEATPKAKLNVLHCYRSMNYISRHMEEKFGIPWCEYNFFGPSKIAESLRKIADYFDDKIKEGAERVIAKYQPLVDAVIAKYRPRLEGKTVMLFVGGLRPRHVIGAYEDLGMEVVGTGYEFGHNDDYQRTAQHYVKDGTLIYDDVTGYEFEHFVEKMQPDLVGSGIKEKYVFQKMGVPFRQMHSWDYSGPYHGYDGFAIFARDMDIAINSPIWRKTKAPWKDVAKPKLLAAE